One part of the Arabidopsis thaliana chromosome 1 sequence genome encodes these proteins:
- a CDS encoding S-adenosyl-L-methionine-dependent methyltransferases superfamily protein (S-adenosyl-L-methionine-dependent methyltransferases superfamily protein; FUNCTIONS IN: S-adenosylmethionine-dependent methyltransferase activity, methyltransferase activity; INVOLVED IN: biological_process unknown; LOCATED IN: cellular_component unknown; CONTAINS InterPro DOMAIN/s: SAM dependent carboxyl methyltransferase (InterPro:IPR005299); BEST Arabidopsis thaliana protein match is: S-adenosyl-L-methionine-dependent methyltransferases superfamily protein (TAIR:AT1G66700.1); Has 836 Blast hits to 832 proteins in 111 species: Archae - 0; Bacteria - 44; Metazoa - 9; Fungi - 5; Plants - 708; Viruses - 0; Other Eukaryotes - 70 (source: NCBI BLink).) — protein sequence MSPTPEWVMVGGEGPESYKQHSSYQRDLLKAAKDKINAVISTNLSLNLISNRFSVADFGCASGPNTFVAVQNIIDAVEEKYLRETGQNPDDNIEFQVLFNDLSNNDFNTLFQGLPSGRRYYSAAIPGSFFDRVLPKHSIHIGVMNYAFQFTSKIPKGISDRNSPLWNRDMHCTGFNNKVKKAYLDQFSLDSKNILDARAEELVPEGLMLLLGSCLRDGIKMSETYRGIVLDLIGASLNDLAQQGVIEKDKVESFNITLYIAEEGELRQIIEENGKFTIEAFEDIIQPNGESLDPKILAVSLKSAFGGILSAHFGAEAMMKAFELVEAKAHQEFSRLQNAKPTMQYLIVLRKN from the exons ATGTCACCTACTCCAGAATGGGTCATGGTTGGAGGAGAAGGTCCTGAGAGTTACAAGCAGCATTCTTCGTATCAG AGAGATTTGCTGAAAGCAGCAAAGGATAAAATAAACGCGGTGATTTCAACGAACCTCAGCCTCAATTTGATTTCGAATCGGTTCAGTGTTGCGGATTTCGGTTGTGCAAGTGGACCTAACACTTTTGTCGCAGTCCAAAACATAATAGATGCCGTGGAAGAGAAGTATCTTAGAGAAACCGGACAAAACCCGGACGATAACATCGAGTTCCAGGTCCTCTTCAACGACTTAAGCAATAACGATTTCAACACTCTCTTCCAGGGACTTCCTTCTGGCAGGAGATACTATAGTGCTGCCATTCCTGGTTCCTTCTTTGACCGTGTTCTTCCTAAGCATAGTATCCACATAGGAGTCATGAATTATGCTTTTCAATTCACCTCCAAAATCCCCAAAGGGATCTCAGACCGCAACTCTCCCCTCTGGAACAGAGACATGCATTGCACCGGATTTAACAACAAGGTCAAGAAAGCGTATCTTGATCAGTTCTCGCTCGACTCCAAGAATATATTGGATGCTCGAGCTGAAGAGCTTGTGCCCGAGGGATTAATGTTGCTTTTAGGATCGTGTCTAAGAGACGGTATCAAGATGTCGGAAACATATAGAGGAATAGTGTTGGACTTAATCGGAGCCTCTTTAAATGATCTTGCTCAGCAG gGTGTCATTGAGAAAGACAAGGTGGAGTCTTTCAACATCACACTCTACATTGCAGAAGAAGGCGAGTTGAGGCAAATCATAGAAGAGAACGGGAAGTTCACAATTGAGGCATTCGAGGATATCATTCAGCCAAACGGGGAGTCGCTTGACCCCAAAATCTTGGCTGTCTCCTTGAAGTCTGCCTTTGGAGGTATCCTCTCCGCACATTTTGGAGCCGAAGCGATGATGAAAGCCTTTGAGCTCGTCGAGGCCAAGGCACACCAAGAATTTTCTCGTCTCCAGAATGCCAAACCCACAATGCAATACCTCATCGTACTTCGCAAGAACTGA
- the LIG6 gene encoding DNA LIGASE 6 (DNA LIGASE 6 (LIG6); FUNCTIONS IN: DNA binding, DNA ligase (ATP) activity, ATP binding; INVOLVED IN: DNA repair, seed germination, DNA recombination, DNA replication; LOCATED IN: chloroplast; EXPRESSED IN: 16 plant structures; EXPRESSED DURING: 9 growth stages; CONTAINS InterPro DOMAIN/s: Nucleic acid-binding, OB-fold (InterPro:IPR012340), DNA ligase, N-terminal (InterPro:IPR012308), DNA repair metallo-beta-lactamase (InterPro:IPR011084), ATP dependent DNA ligase, central (InterPro:IPR012310), ATP dependent DNA ligase, C-terminal (InterPro:IPR012309), ATP-dependent DNA ligase (InterPro:IPR000977), ATP-dependent DNA ligase, conserved site (InterPro:IPR016059); BEST Arabidopsis thaliana protein match is: DNA ligase 1 (TAIR:AT1G08130.1); Has 4468 Blast hits to 4373 proteins in 907 species: Archae - 366; Bacteria - 1648; Metazoa - 644; Fungi - 681; Plants - 268; Viruses - 157; Other Eukaryotes - 704 (source: NCBI BLink).): MASDSAGATISGNFSNSDNSETLNLNTTKLYSSAISSISPQFPSPKPTSSCPSIPNSKRIPNTNFIVDLFRLPHQSSSVAFFLSHFHSDHYSGLSSSWSKGIIYCSHKTARLVAEILQVPSQFVFALPMNQMVKIDGSEVVLIEANHCPGAVQFLFKVKLESSGFEKYVHTGDFRFCDEMRFDPFLNGFVGCDGVFLDTTYCNPKFVFPSQEESVGYVVSVIDKISEEKVLFLVATYVVGKEKILVEIARRCKRKIVVDARKMSMLSVLGCGEEGMFTEDENESDVHVVGWNVLGETWPYFRPNFVKMNEIMVEKGYDKVVGFVPTGWTYEVKRNKFAVRFKDSMEIHLVPYSEHSNYDELREFIKFLKPKRVIPTVGVDIEKFDCKEVNKMQKHFSGLVDEMANKKDFLLGFYRQSYQKNEKSDVDVVSHSAEVYEEEEKNACEDGGENVPSSRGPILHDTTPSSDSRLLIKLRDSLPAWVTEEQMLDLIKKHAGNPVDIVSNFYEYEAELYKQASLPTPSLNNQAVLFDDDVTDLQPNPVKGICPDVQAIQKGFDLPRKMNLTKGTISPGKRGKSSGSKSNKKAKKDPKSKPVGPGQPTLFKFFNKVLDGGSNSVSVGSETEECNTDKKMVHIDASEAYKEVTDQFIDIVNGSESLRDYAASIIDEAKGDISRALNIYYSKPREIPGDHAGERGLSSKTIQYPKCSEACSSQEDKKASENSGHAVNICVQTSAEESVDKNYVSLPPEKYQPKEHACWREGQPAPYIHLVRTFASVESEKGKIKAMSMLCNMFRSLFALSPEDVLPAVYLCTNKIAADHENIELNIGGSLISSALEEACGISRSTVRDMYNSLGDLGDVAQLCRQTQKLLVPPPPLLVRDVFSTLRKISVQTGTGSTRLKKNLIVKLMRSCREKEIKFLVRTLARNLRIGAMLRTVLPALGRAIVMNSFWNDHNKELSESCFREKLEGVSAAVVEAYNILPSLDVVVPSLMDKDIEFSTSTLSMVPGIPIKPMLAKIAKGVQEFFNLSQEKAFTCEYKYDGQRAQIHKLLDGTVCIFSRNGDETTSRFPDLVDVIKQFSCPAAETFMLDAEVVATDRINGNKLMSFQELSTRERGSKDALITTESIKVEVCVFVFDIMFVNGEQLLALPLRERRRRLKEVFPETRPGYLEYAKEITVGAEEASLNNHDTLSRINAFLEEAFQSSCEGIMVKSLDVNAGYCPTKRSDSWLKVKRDYVDGLGDTLDLVPIGAWYGNGRKAGWYSPFLMACFNPETEEFQSVCRVMSGFSDAFYIEMKEFYSEDKILAKKPPYYRTGETPDMWFSAEVVWEIRGADFTVSPVHSASLGLVHPSRGISVRFPRFISKVTDRNPEECSTATDIAEMFHAQTRKMNITSQH, from the exons atgGCCTCTGATTCCGCCGGAGCCACAATCTCCGGCAACTTCTCAAACTCCGACAActcagaaaccctaaatctcaACACTACGAAACTCTACTCATCAGCAATTTCCTCTATCTCTCCACAATTCCCCTCACCGAAACCAACATCTTCATGTCCTTCAATCCCTAATTCAAAACGAATCCCTAATACTAACTTCATCGTCGATCTCTTCCGCCTCCCACACCAATCATCCTCCGTCGCTTTCTTCCTCTCACATTTCCACTCCGATCACTACTCCGGTCTCTCCTCTTCCTGGTCCAAAGGAATAATCTACTGCTCACACAAAACCGCTCGTCTCGTTGCAGAAATCCTTCAAGTTCCTTCACAATTCGTTTTCGCTTTACCTATGAACCAAATGGTTAAGATCGATGGCTCTGAAGTTGTGTTGATTGAAGCTAATCATTGTCCAGGAGCGGtacagtttttgtttaaagtcaAATTAGAGAGCAGTGGATTTGAAAAGTATGTTCATACTGGAGATTTTAGATTCTGTGATGAGATGAGATTTGATCCGTTTCTTAatggttttgttggttgtgATGGTGTTTTTCTCGATACTACTTATTGTAATCCTAAGTTTGTTTTTCCGAGTCAAGAAGAGTCTGTTGGTTATGTTGTTAGTGTGATAGATAAGATTAGTGAGGAgaaggttttgtttcttgtagcTACTTATGTTGTTGGTAAAGAGAAGATTTTGGTTGAGATTGCTAGGAGATGTAAGAGGAAAATCGTTGTCGATGCGAGAAAGATGTCGATGTTGTCGGTTTTGGGGTGTGGTGAGGAGGGAATGTTTACTGAAGATGAGAATGAGAGTGATGTTCATGTTGTGGGGTGGAATGTGTTGGGTGAGACTTGGCCGTATTTTAGGCCGAATTTTGTGAAGATGAATGAGATTATGGTTGAGAAAGGGTATGATAAGGTTGTAGGTTTTGTGCCTACAGGGTGGACTTATGAAGTGAAGCGGAATAAGTTTGCGGTTAGGTTTAAAGATTCGATGGAGATTCATCTTGTACCGTATAGTGAGCATTCGAATTATGATGAACTTAGAGAGTTTATAAAGTTCCTGAAACCTAAAAGAGTTATTCCTACTGTTGGAGTTGATATTGAGAAGTTTGATTGCAAGGAGGTTAATAAGATGCAGAAGCATTTCTCTGGATTGGTTGATGAGATGGcaaacaagaaagattttttattgGGTTTCTATCGTCAGTCTTACcagaagaatgagaaaagtGATGTAGATGTTGTGTCACACAGTGCTGAGGTTtacgaagaggaagagaaaaatgcATGTGAAGACGGTGGAGAGAATGTTCCATCATCTAGAGGACCCATATTGCATGATACAACTCCAAGTAGTGATTCAAGATTGCTGATAAAACTACGTGATTCTTTGCCTGCTTGGGTCACTGAAGAGCAGATGTTAGATCTGATTAAGAAGCATGCTGGTAATCCCGTGGATATAGTAAGTAACTTTTATGAATATGAAGCAGAGCTTTACAAGCAAGCCTCTCTTCCCACGCCTTCCTTGAATAATCAGGCTGTTTTGTTTGATGACGATGTAACCGACCTCCAACCTAATCCTGTGAAAGGCATTTGTCCAGATGTTCAAGCAATTCAAAAAGGTTTTGACTTaccaagaaaaatgaatttaacaaAGGGTACTATTTCTCCTGGGAAGAGAGGCAAAAGCTCGGGCAGTAAGTCAAACAAGAAGGCCAAGaaagatccaaaatcaaaaccagtTGGTCCAGGGCAGCCAacactttttaagtttttcaaTAAGGTCTTAGATGGTGGATCTAATTCTGTTAGTGTTGGTTCAGAGACTGAAGAATGCAATACAGATAAAAAGATGGTCCACATTGATGCTTCAGAAGCATACAAAGAAGTGACAGATCAATTTATTGATATTGTTAACGGTTCTGAATCTTTAAGAGATTATGCTGCTTCCATCATTGATGAGGCTAAAGGAGATATAAGTAGGGCACTGAACATCTATTATAGCAAACCCCGTGAAATACCTGGTGACCATGCAGGTGAGAGAGGACTCTCTAGCAAAACAATTCAGTATCCGAAATGTTCAGAAGCATGCTCCTCTCAGGAGGACAAAAAGGCTTCAGAAAATTCAGGACATGCAGTCAACATATGCGTGCAGACATCAGCAGAGGAAAGTGTAGACAAGAATTATGTATCTCTACCTCCTGAAAAATATCAACCTAAAGAGCACG CTTGTTGGAGGGAGGGACAGCCTGCTCCATATATCCACCTTGTCCGAACATTTGCTTCTGTTGAAAGTGAAAAGGGAAAGATCAAAGCTATGTCTATGCTTTGCAACATGTTTAGAAG CTTGTTTGCTCTCTCTCCAGAAGATGTTCTGCCCGCTGTTTATCTTTGCACAAATAAGATTGCCGCTGACCATGAGAATATT GAGCTTAACATTGGTGGAAGTCTAATCTCTTCTGCATTGGAAGAAGCATGTGGAATAAGTCGGTCTACTGTGAGAGATATGTATAATAGCTTGGGGGATCTTG GGGATGTTGCTCAGCTATGTCGACAAACGCAAAAGCTACTGGTTCCTCCACCTCCACTTCTAGTTAGAGATGTGTTTTCAACTCTACGAAAGATAAG TGTGCAGACAGGTACTGGAAGTACTAGGctaaagaaaaatctcatCGTGAAGCTAATGCGCTCttgtagagagaaagagatcaaattTCTTGTTAGAACATTG GCCCGTAATTTAAGGATTGGCGCTATGTTGAGAACTGTTCTACCTGCACTTGGGCGAGCAATCGTTATGAATTCTTTCTGGAATGACCATAATAAAGAACTATCAGAAAGCTGTTTCAGGGAGAAACTTgag GGTGTTTCTGCTGCAGTAGTTGAGGCTTACAACATTCTTCCATCTCTG GACGTGGTTGTTCCTTCTCTCATGGACAAAGACATTGAGTTTTCAACGTCAACTCTGTCAATGGTCCCAGGGATACCTATAAAACCCATGCTTGCAAA AATTGCTAAGGGGGTTCAAGAATTTTTTAACCTCTCCCAAGAAAAGGCCTTTACTTGTGAATACAA ATATGATGGCCAGCGCGCCCAGATCCATAAGTTACTTGATGGTACTGTGTGTATCTTTTCTCGGAATGGGGACGAAACAACGTCCAGATTTCCGGATCTGGTTGATGTCATAAAACAGTTTTCTTGCCCTGCCGCTGAGACATTCATGTTGGACGCAGAG GTGGTTGCCACTGATAGAATAAATGGAAACAAACTCATGTCATTCCAAGAGTTATcaacaagagagagagggagcaAAGATGCTTTGATAACTACAGAAAGTATTAAG GTTGAAGTCTGCGTCTTCGTGTTTGATATTATGTTTGTCAATGGAGAACA GCTGTTGGCTCTTCCCCTCCGTGAGAGACGAAGAC GTCTAAAGGAGGTCTTCCCTGAGACTAGGCCAGGTTATCTTGAGTATGCTAAGGAAATAACT gTGGGAGCAGAAGAAGCGTCTCTGAATAATCATGACACATTGAGTAGGATAAATGCTTTTCTTGAAGAAGCATTTCAGTCATCTTGTGAAGGAATCATGGTCAAGTCTTTAGATGTAAATGCTGGATACTGCCCCACAAAGCGCTCTGATTCATGGCTCAAG GTTAAGCGAGATTATGTAGATGGATTGGGCGATACATTGGATTTAGTTCCTATTGGTGCTTGGTATGGCAATGGGAGAAAAGCAGGATG GTATAGTCCATTCCTTATGGCCTGCTTCAACCCTGAGACTGAAGAATTCCAGAGTGTCTGCCGTGTCATGTCTGGTTTTTCTGATGCCTTTTACATCGAG ATGAAAGAATTCTACTCGGAGGATAAGATCCTTGCGAAAAAGCCGCCTTACTACAGAACAGGGGAGACACCTGACATGTGGTTTTCCGCAGAGGTAGTTTGGGAAATCAGAGGTGCTGATTTCACAGTCTCGCCTGTTCACAGTGCCAGTTTAGGTCTCGTCCATCCATCGCGAGGCATCTCTGTTAGGTTTCCGAGATTTATCAGTAAAGTGACAGATAGAAATCCTGAAGAATGTAGTACGGCTACAGATATCGCAGAGATGTTTCATGCTCAAACCAGAAAAATGAACATCACTTCTCAACATTAA
- the SGA2 gene encoding ASF1 like histone chaperone (SGA2; FUNCTIONS IN: molecular_function unknown; INVOLVED IN: chromatin assembly or disassembly, nucleobase, nucleoside, nucleotide and nucleic acid metabolic process; LOCATED IN: endomembrane system, nucleus; EXPRESSED IN: 24 plant structures; EXPRESSED DURING: 15 growth stages; CONTAINS InterPro DOMAIN/s: Histone chaperone, ASF1-like (InterPro:IPR006818); BEST Arabidopsis thaliana protein match is: anti- silencing function 1b (TAIR:AT5G38110.1); Has 608 Blast hits to 608 proteins in 232 species: Archae - 0; Bacteria - 0; Metazoa - 247; Fungi - 167; Plants - 75; Viruses - 0; Other Eukaryotes - 119 (source: NCBI BLink).) yields the protein MSAIKITNVAVLHNPAPFVSPFQFEISYECLNSLKDDLEWKLIYVGSAEDETYDQLLESVLVGPVNVGNYRFVFQADPPDPSKIQEEDIIGVTVLLLTCSYMGQEFLRVGYYVNNDYEDEQLKEEPPTKVLIDKVQRNILSDKPRVTKFPIDFHPEEEQTAATAAPPEQSDEQQPNVNGEAQVLPDQSVEPKPEES from the exons ATGAGTGCAATCAAAATCACCAACGTCGCTGTATTGCATAATCCTGCTCCTTTTGTTAGCCCTTTTCAGTTCGAGATTTCTTACGAGTGTTTGAATTCTCTCAAAGACG ATTTGGAATGGAAGCTTATCTATGTAGGCTCAGCAGAAGATGAGACTTATGATCAACTTCTAGAGAGTGTGCTTGTAGGGCCTGTTAATGTTGGCAACTACCGCTTTGTATTTCAG GCTGATCCTCCGGATCCATCAAAGATTCAGGAGGAAGACATCATCGGTGTTACTGTGCTATTGTTGACATGTTCTTACATGGGTCAAGAGTTCTTGAGAGTTGGATATTACGTGAACAATGATTATGAGGATGAGCAACTCAAGGAAGAGCCTCCAACTAAGGTTTTGATTGATAAAGTTCAGAGGAACATACTTTCCGACAAACCTAGAGTTACTAAATTTCCTATAGATTTTCATCCAGAAGAAGAGCAGACTGCTGCTACTGCCGCTCCTCCTGAACAATCTGATGAACAACAACCTAATGTCAATGGTGAAGCTCAGGTTTTACCTGATCAGTCAGTAGAACCAAAACCTGAGGAATCATGA
- the CAK4 gene encoding CDK-activating kinase 4 (CDK-activating kinase 4 (CAK4); FUNCTIONS IN: protein binding, protein serine/threonine kinase activity, kinase activity; INVOLVED IN: regulation of cyclin-dependent protein kinase activity; LOCATED IN: nucleus, cytoplasm; EXPRESSED IN: 23 plant structures; EXPRESSED DURING: 13 growth stages; CONTAINS InterPro DOMAIN/s: Protein kinase, ATP binding site (InterPro:IPR017441), Protein kinase, catalytic domain (InterPro:IPR000719), Serine/threonine-protein kinase domain (InterPro:IPR002290), Serine/threonine-protein kinase-like domain (InterPro:IPR017442), Protein kinase-like domain (InterPro:IPR011009), Serine/threonine-protein kinase, active site (InterPro:IPR008271); BEST Arabidopsis thaliana protein match is: cyclin-dependent kinase D1;1 (TAIR:AT1G73690.1); Has 124001 Blast hits to 122583 proteins in 4490 species: Archae - 94; Bacteria - 13930; Metazoa - 46186; Fungi - 12564; Plants - 30685; Viruses - 410; Other Eukaryotes - 20132 (source: NCBI BLink).) codes for MSKSGDNQPVDRYLRRQILGEGTYGVVYKATDTKTGKTVAVKKIRLGNQKEGVNFTALREIKLLKELNHPHIVELIDAFPHDGSLHLVFEYMQTDLEAVIRDRNIFLSPGDIKSYMLMTLKGLAYCHKKWVLHRDMKPNNLLIGENGLLKLADFGLARLFGSPNRRFTHQVFATWYRAPELLFGSRQYGAGVDVWAAGCIFAELLLRRPFLPGSTEIDQLGKIFQAFGTPVPSQWSDMIYLPDYMEFSYTPAPPLRTIFPMASDDALDLLAKMFIYDPRQRITIQQALDHRYFSSSPSPTEPGKLQIPASKGDALEPKASEQNQHGNSPAVLSPPGKMRRVMGPEGFT; via the exons ATGTCGAAATCCGGCGATAATCAACCAGTTGATAGATACCTCCGCCGTCAAATCCTCGGAGAAGGAACATACGGTGTCGTTTACAAAGCCACCGACACAAAg ACTGGGAAAACTGTAGcagtgaagaagataagattAGGAAACCAAAAGGAAGGAGTAAATTTCACAGCTTTAAGAGAAATCAAGCTACTAAAAGAGCTGAATCATCCACATATCGTTGAACTCATTGATGCTTTCCCTCACGATGGAAGTTTGCATCTAGTTTTTGAGTATATGCAAACAGATTTAGAAGCAGTGATTCGTGATCGTAATATCTTTTTATCTCCTGGTGATATTAAGTCTTATATGTTGATGACTTTGAAGGGTTTAGCTTATTGTCATAAGAAATGGGTTCTTCACAG GGATATGAAGCCGAATAATTTGTTGATTGGAGAGAATGGTTTGTTGAAGTTGGCTGATTTTGGTTTGGCGAGGTTGTTTGGGAGTCCGAATCGGAGGTTTACTCATCAG GTATTTGCTACATGGTACAGAGCGCCTGAGTTACTGTTTGGGAGTCGACAGTATGGAGCAGGAGTTGATGTTTGGGCTGCAGGCTGTATTTTTGCTGAGTTACTACTTCGTAGACCATTTCTTCCG GGTTCTACTGAGATTGATCAACTTGGAAAGATCTTTCAAGCGTTTGGTACTCCAGTACCTTCCCAATGGTCTGACATGATCTATCTCCCAGACTACATGGAATTCTCCTATACACCCGCTCCACCATTACGTACCATTTTCCCTATGGCAAGTGATGACGCTTTGGATCTTCTAGCAAAAATGTTCATCTACGACCCACGTCAAAGGATCACAATACAACAAGCTTTAGACCACAG GTATTTCTCGTCTTCTCCATCACCAACTGAGCCAGGGAAGCTTCAGATTCCAGCTTCCAAAGGAGACGCACTCGAACCAAAGGCCTCCGAGCAAAACCAACATGGAAATAGCCCAGCGGTACTGTCTCCTCCTGGTAAAATGAGGAGAGTGATGGGTCCTGAAGGATTCACTTGA